In Stenotrophomonas sp. ASS1, the following proteins share a genomic window:
- the yccS gene encoding YccS family putative transporter: MPARESRLSRLWAHEKASYGLRVFIALTAALAVCWQLDALTALPGVFLGIIASAIAETDDNWWGRTKAVLLSLLCFCLAAASVIWLFPWPWIFIGALALSTFGLTLLGALGERYASIAQATVTLAIYTMIGLEQHGASDLHSALDAVSHLLAGAVWYGLLSILWTALFANRPVRERVARLYVELGRYLQLKATLFEPVREADLQRRQLDLAEQNRRVVGALNEAKTAILARFGRSGRPGVNSGLYLRLYYMAQDFHERASSSHYPYGALVDAFFHSDVLYRCQRLLDLQGQACARLGEAIRLRRPFVYGESNQQAGRDLADALAYLRDQQRPQWQRLLGSLDLLVHNLRSIERRLLDAERSEASLDNVDTRLRDSNPHTLREMGVRVRQQLTPGSVLFRHGLRMALALIAGFAAIRLFNAQNGSWVLLTIVFVCRPNFGATRQRLAQRIVGTVAGLVLTWALLQLFPQLHVQLLIALLSALLFFFTRTDRYLVASAAITVMALTCFNLIGDGFVLIVPRMVDTLLGCAIAAAAAFLILPDWQGRQLHLVLARVLDTAARYLDSVLGQYRSGMRDDLAYRIARRDMHNADAALSTALSNMLREPGHVRRNLDAGFHFLALSNTLLGHLSALGAHRDQVDSYAGDPLALAAGERVRKALQQLATALSARQPVSEDDNDADRAVAAELEQIDEAMPPKLQLIRTQMALVLRMLPKVRAAANEAVTSLT, from the coding sequence ATGCCCGCCCGCGAATCCCGCCTCAGCCGCCTGTGGGCCCACGAAAAGGCCAGTTATGGCCTTCGGGTGTTCATCGCCCTGACCGCAGCGCTTGCCGTGTGCTGGCAGCTGGACGCGCTCACTGCCCTGCCCGGCGTGTTCCTCGGCATCATCGCCAGCGCCATCGCCGAGACCGATGACAACTGGTGGGGCCGTACCAAGGCGGTACTGCTGTCGCTGCTGTGCTTCTGCCTCGCCGCCGCCTCGGTGATCTGGCTGTTCCCCTGGCCGTGGATCTTCATCGGCGCGCTGGCGCTGTCCACCTTCGGGTTGACCCTGCTGGGTGCGCTCGGCGAGCGCTACGCGTCCATCGCCCAGGCCACGGTAACGCTTGCGATCTACACCATGATCGGGCTGGAGCAGCATGGCGCCAGCGACCTGCACAGCGCGCTGGACGCGGTCAGCCACCTGCTGGCCGGTGCGGTCTGGTACGGCCTGCTGTCGATCCTGTGGACCGCACTGTTCGCCAACCGTCCGGTACGCGAACGCGTGGCGCGACTGTACGTTGAACTGGGCCGCTACCTGCAGTTGAAGGCAACACTGTTCGAGCCAGTGCGCGAGGCCGACCTGCAGCGTCGCCAGCTCGACCTGGCCGAACAGAACCGGCGCGTGGTTGGTGCATTGAATGAAGCCAAGACCGCGATCCTGGCCCGCTTCGGCCGTTCCGGGCGGCCCGGCGTGAACTCCGGCCTGTACCTGCGCCTCTACTACATGGCACAGGATTTCCACGAGCGCGCCAGCTCCTCGCACTACCCGTACGGTGCGCTGGTCGATGCCTTCTTCCACAGCGATGTGCTGTACCGCTGCCAGCGCCTGCTCGACCTGCAGGGGCAGGCCTGCGCACGGCTGGGCGAGGCGATCCGCCTGCGCCGTCCGTTCGTGTATGGCGAAAGCAACCAGCAGGCCGGGCGCGACCTGGCCGATGCGCTGGCCTATCTGCGCGACCAGCAGCGGCCGCAGTGGCAGCGACTGCTTGGCTCGCTGGATCTGCTGGTGCACAACCTGCGCAGCATCGAGCGCCGCCTGCTGGATGCCGAGCGCTCCGAGGCCAGCCTGGACAACGTCGATACCCGCCTGCGCGACAGCAACCCGCACACCCTGCGCGAGATGGGCGTGCGCGTGCGCCAGCAGCTCACGCCCGGCTCGGTCCTGTTCCGCCACGGCCTGCGCATGGCATTGGCTCTGATCGCCGGCTTCGCGGCAATCCGCTTGTTCAATGCACAGAACGGCTCGTGGGTGCTGCTGACCATCGTGTTCGTGTGCCGCCCCAACTTCGGCGCGACCCGCCAGCGCCTTGCACAACGCATCGTCGGCACCGTGGCCGGCCTGGTGCTGACCTGGGCACTGCTGCAGCTGTTCCCACAGCTGCACGTACAGCTGCTGATCGCGCTGCTGTCGGCGCTGCTGTTCTTCTTCACCCGCACCGACCGCTACCTGGTGGCGTCGGCGGCGATCACGGTGATGGCCCTGACCTGCTTCAACCTGATCGGCGACGGCTTCGTGCTGATCGTGCCGCGCATGGTCGATACGCTGCTGGGTTGTGCGATCGCCGCCGCGGCCGCCTTCCTGATCCTGCCCGACTGGCAGGGCCGGCAGCTGCATCTTGTGCTGGCGCGGGTGCTGGACACCGCCGCGCGCTATCTGGATTCGGTACTGGGCCAGTACCGCAGCGGCATGCGTGATGACCTGGCCTACCGCATCGCCCGCCGCGACATGCACAACGCCGACGCCGCGCTATCCACCGCGTTGTCGAACATGCTGCGTGAGCCCGGCCATGTGCGCCGCAATCTGGATGCCGGCTTCCACTTCCTGGCGCTGTCCAACACACTGCTCGGGCACCTGTCGGCCCTGGGTGCGCACCGCGACCAGGTGGACAGCTACGCCGGCGATCCGCTGGCGCTGGCTGCCGGTGAGCGCGTGCGCAAGGCGCTGCAGCAACTGGCGACGGCCCTGAGCGCTCGGCAGCCGGTCAGCGAGGACGACAACGACGCTGATCGCGCGGTGGCGGCCGAACTGGAACAGATCGACGAGGCGATGCCGCCGAAGCTGCAGCTGATCCGCACGCAGATGGCGCTGGTGCTGCGGATGCTGCCGAAGGTGCGGGCGGCGGCGAATGAGGCGGTGACCAGCCTGACCTGA
- a CDS encoding SDR family oxidoreductase gives MKIELTGRTALVTASTAGIGLAIAQGLANAGARIILNGRSTDSVERARQRLLAAVPGADVLGVAADLSDAAGVDTLLAGLPKVDILVNNAGIFGPEDFFETEDATWERYWQTNVMSGVRLSRALLPAMVDAGWGRVLFISSESARNIPADMIHYGVSKTAQLSLSRGLAKRVAGSGVTVNAVLPGPTLSDGFAAMFEDERQRSGKPLEQIGREFVMAHRPSSVIQRTATVEEVANMVVYLASPQASATSGAALRVDGGVVDDIV, from the coding sequence ATGAAGATCGAACTCACCGGCCGTACCGCGCTGGTCACCGCCTCCACCGCCGGCATCGGCCTGGCGATTGCCCAGGGCCTGGCCAACGCGGGCGCGCGGATCATTCTCAACGGCCGCAGCACCGACAGCGTCGAACGCGCCCGCCAGCGCCTGCTCGCCGCCGTTCCGGGTGCCGACGTGCTCGGCGTGGCCGCCGACCTCTCCGATGCGGCCGGCGTCGACACGCTGCTGGCAGGCCTGCCCAAGGTCGACATCCTGGTCAACAACGCCGGCATTTTCGGCCCCGAGGACTTCTTCGAGACCGAAGACGCGACCTGGGAACGTTACTGGCAGACCAACGTGATGTCCGGCGTGCGCCTGTCGCGGGCACTGTTGCCGGCCATGGTCGATGCCGGCTGGGGTCGCGTCCTGTTCATCTCGTCCGAATCGGCACGCAACATTCCGGCCGACATGATCCACTACGGTGTCAGCAAGACCGCGCAGCTGTCGCTGTCGCGCGGCCTGGCCAAGCGCGTGGCCGGCAGCGGCGTCACCGTCAACGCGGTGTTGCCCGGCCCGACCCTGTCCGACGGTTTCGCGGCGATGTTCGAAGATGAACGCCAGCGCAGCGGCAAGCCACTGGAGCAGATCGGCCGCGAGTTCGTGATGGCACACCGGCCGTCTTCGGTGATCCAGCGCACCGCCACGGTCGAGGAAGTGGCCAACATGGTGGTGTATCTGGCCTCGCCGCAGGCCTCGGCGACCTCGGGTGCGGCGCTGCGCGTGGATGGCGGCGTGGTCGACGATATCGTCTGA
- a CDS encoding MFS transporter produces the protein MSGHNQFALLRQRRFLPFFVVQALGAFNDNVYRQAIISMLLFMAVPEEELGLYATLAPAIFILPYFLFSALAGQIADKLEKSRLIVITTTMEIVIMSLAATGFLTQSLPVLLVALFCTGMQSTLFGPVKYSVLPSVLKPEELTGGNGLVEMGTSMSILSGMIVGGLVFTVAGSHGTVVAACTIIGLAICGNIAARLIPKVDAGDPNLKINWNPLPESLAVLRMARQQKAVRNSILGVSWFWFVGTVLTSQLPAYAVTNLGGEPTLYIFALALFSVGTGVGSLLCEKLSARTVEIGLVPLGAFGMTAFLLDLYFARSGEATVHGLTIGTFLQQPGSIRIVIDLIGIGLFTGIFVVPLFALIQSRTPKAQMSRVFAALNIQNSGFIVGAALLSLAAHKLLHWSIPQQFLALAIANALVAIYIFTIVPEFLMRFLSWLMVRTLYRLRPHGIEANVPDEGAALLVCNHVSYMDALILSATIPRPVRFVMYYKIFNIPVMRWIFRTAKAIPIAGAREDPALMQRAFDDIDAALAEGELVCIFPEGALTKDGAMAPFKSGVEKILERRPVPVVPMALRGMWSSMWSRRDSRLGRMRVPRRFRATVEVVAAAAVDGHSTSAPVLEAQVRALRGDHA, from the coding sequence ATGTCCGGTCACAACCAGTTCGCCCTGCTGCGCCAGCGCCGTTTCCTGCCGTTCTTCGTCGTCCAGGCGCTCGGAGCGTTCAACGACAATGTGTACCGGCAGGCGATCATCAGCATGTTGCTGTTCATGGCCGTACCGGAGGAAGAACTGGGGCTGTACGCCACGCTGGCACCGGCCATCTTCATCCTGCCGTACTTCCTGTTCTCGGCGCTGGCCGGGCAGATTGCCGACAAACTGGAAAAATCGCGGCTGATCGTGATCACCACCACCATGGAGATCGTGATCATGTCGCTGGCAGCCACCGGCTTCCTCACTCAGAGCCTGCCGGTGCTGCTGGTCGCCCTGTTCTGCACCGGCATGCAGTCGACCCTGTTCGGCCCGGTGAAGTACTCGGTGCTGCCGTCGGTGCTCAAGCCCGAAGAGCTGACCGGTGGCAACGGCCTGGTTGAAATGGGCACCTCGATGTCGATCCTGTCCGGCATGATCGTCGGCGGCCTGGTGTTCACCGTCGCCGGCAGCCACGGTACGGTGGTGGCGGCCTGCACGATCATCGGCCTGGCGATCTGCGGCAACATCGCCGCGCGCCTGATTCCCAAGGTCGATGCCGGCGACCCGAACCTGAAGATCAACTGGAACCCGCTGCCCGAATCACTGGCGGTGCTGCGCATGGCGCGCCAGCAGAAGGCGGTGCGCAATTCAATCCTGGGCGTGTCCTGGTTCTGGTTCGTCGGCACCGTGCTGACCTCGCAGCTGCCGGCCTATGCCGTGACCAACCTCGGCGGTGAGCCGACCCTGTATATCTTTGCGCTGGCCCTGTTCTCGGTCGGCACCGGCGTTGGCTCGTTGCTGTGCGAGAAGCTGTCGGCACGCACGGTGGAAATCGGCCTGGTGCCGCTGGGTGCGTTCGGCATGACCGCGTTCCTGCTCGACCTGTATTTCGCCCGCAGTGGCGAAGCGACCGTGCACGGACTGACCATCGGGACGTTCCTGCAGCAGCCGGGCAGCATCCGCATCGTCATCGACCTGATCGGCATCGGCCTGTTCACCGGCATCTTCGTGGTGCCGCTGTTCGCGCTGATCCAGAGCCGCACGCCGAAGGCGCAGATGTCGCGCGTGTTTGCGGCGCTGAACATCCAGAACTCCGGTTTCATCGTCGGCGCAGCCCTGCTGTCGCTGGCCGCGCACAAGCTGCTGCACTGGTCCATCCCGCAGCAGTTCCTGGCGCTGGCGATCGCCAACGCACTGGTGGCGATCTACATCTTCACCATCGTCCCCGAATTCCTGATGCGCTTCCTCAGCTGGCTGATGGTGCGCACCCTGTACCGCCTGCGCCCGCACGGCATCGAGGCCAACGTGCCCGACGAGGGCGCCGCGCTGCTGGTCTGCAACCATGTCAGCTACATGGACGCACTGATCCTGTCGGCGACGATCCCGCGCCCGGTGCGCTTCGTCATGTACTACAAGATCTTCAACATCCCGGTGATGCGCTGGATCTTCCGGACCGCCAAGGCGATCCCGATCGCCGGTGCGCGCGAAGACCCGGCGCTGATGCAGCGCGCGTTCGATGACATCGACGCTGCGCTGGCCGAAGGCGAGCTGGTCTGCATCTTCCCGGAAGGCGCGCTGACCAAGGATGGCGCGATGGCACCGTTCAAGTCCGGCGTCGAGAAGATCCTCGAACGGCGGCCGGTGCCGGTGGTGCCGATGGCGCTGCGCGGCATGTGGTCGAGCATGTGGAGCCGGCGCGACAGCCGCCTGGGCCGCATGCGCGTGCCGCGCCGTTTCCGCGCCACCGTCGAGGTGGTGGCGGCAGCGGCCGTGGATGGCCACAGCACCAGCGCACCGGTGCTGGAGGCCCAGGTGCGGGCCCTGCGCGGCGATCACGCCTGA
- a CDS encoding CD225/dispanin family protein, giving the protein MNQPPPLSRPVYIPNHLVWAILTTLFCCLPLGVVSIVYASQVDGRRAAGDLPGAYSASRKAGWWAVASAVALPVLLLLWFGLFGGLAVLGALSDQ; this is encoded by the coding sequence TTGAATCAACCACCACCGCTCAGCCGTCCGGTCTACATCCCCAACCATCTGGTCTGGGCGATCCTGACGACGCTTTTCTGCTGCCTGCCGTTGGGCGTGGTGTCGATCGTGTACGCCTCCCAGGTCGATGGCCGCCGCGCGGCCGGCGACCTGCCGGGGGCCTACAGTGCGTCGCGCAAGGCGGGCTGGTGGGCGGTGGCTTCGGCCGTGGCCCTGCCGGTCCTGTTGCTGTTGTGGTTCGGGCTGTTCGGCGGCTTGGCCGTACTGGGCGCTCTTTCCGACCAATGA
- a CDS encoding CD225/dispanin family protein: MNTATPQVPNNLVWAILTTLFCCLPAGIVSIVYAAQVNGKLAAGDIAGAQDSAAKAKKWAMWSAIAWVVLVVLYVLFFVVLGGMGAMSNGNY, encoded by the coding sequence ATGAATACTGCTACTCCGCAGGTCCCGAACAACCTGGTCTGGGCGATCCTGACCACCCTGTTCTGCTGCCTGCCGGCCGGCATCGTGTCGATCGTCTACGCCGCCCAGGTCAACGGCAAGCTGGCGGCCGGCGACATCGCCGGCGCCCAGGACTCCGCCGCCAAGGCCAAGAAGTGGGCCATGTGGTCGGCCATCGCCTGGGTCGTGCTGGTCGTGCTGTACGTGCTGTTCTTCGTTGTGCTCGGCGGCATGGGCGCGATGAGCAACGGCAACTACTGA
- a CDS encoding DUF2752 domain-containing protein, with the protein MSALPARSRLARWAPLLVSAGLAVGATVVLRNVNPYVAGNPLPSCPLYALTGLYCPGCGSTRCLYSLVHFDLPGAMAMNPLLVISLPFLLLMLLNIAGIRPRVLDPLMRVLANPVFWLWVLPGYALLRNLPWAPFTALAPI; encoded by the coding sequence ATGTCCGCGCTTCCCGCTCGTTCCCGACTCGCCCGCTGGGCACCGCTGCTGGTTTCCGCCGGCCTGGCCGTGGGTGCCACGGTGGTGCTGCGCAACGTCAATCCGTATGTCGCCGGCAATCCCCTGCCGAGCTGCCCGCTGTACGCGCTGACCGGCCTGTACTGCCCGGGCTGTGGCAGCACGCGCTGCCTGTATTCCCTGGTCCACTTCGACCTGCCCGGCGCGATGGCGATGAACCCGCTGCTGGTCATCAGCCTGCCGTTCCTGTTGTTGATGCTGCTGAACATCGCCGGCATCCGCCCACGCGTGCTCGACCCGCTGATGCGGGTGCTGGCCAATCCTGTGTTCTGGCTCTGGGTGCTGCCCGGGTATGCGCTGCTGCGCAACCTGCCGTGGGCACCGTTCACTGCACTGGCACCGATCTAG
- the ampE gene encoding regulatory signaling modulator protein AmpE produces the protein MFTTLAAVLVALALGHVAPAAAASLRRFDGFRRWLGWLDARGGKAWQGPAGVALALLPPLLLMALLAWLLRGVLFGLPSLLLGVAVLAWCWGPRDLDRDIEAIIDADDAATRQAAVRNLQAAGGSLREDIPSLVEATVLNALRRWFAVLFWFLLLGPAGALGYRLLALMGESPMRARVPVEPLALAQRLLGWIEWPVAQLMAFSMALVGNFDTAWKAWRQAHGERLAGNIGFLGAVARASVNAELREDAHDYTEAGLLPVWQRLPDLRDAMSLVWRMLLLWLAILALLVIAGWVT, from the coding sequence ATGTTCACCACTCTGGCCGCCGTGCTGGTGGCACTGGCCCTGGGCCATGTTGCCCCGGCCGCTGCCGCCTCGCTGCGCCGTTTCGACGGCTTCCGGCGTTGGCTGGGCTGGCTGGACGCGCGCGGTGGCAAGGCCTGGCAGGGACCGGCCGGCGTTGCCCTGGCACTGCTGCCGCCGCTGTTGCTGATGGCGCTGCTGGCGTGGTTGCTGCGTGGGGTGCTGTTCGGCCTGCCGTCGCTGCTGCTGGGCGTGGCGGTGCTGGCGTGGTGCTGGGGCCCGCGCGATCTGGACCGCGATATCGAAGCGATCATCGATGCCGATGACGCGGCGACGCGCCAGGCCGCGGTGCGTAACCTGCAGGCGGCCGGTGGCAGCCTGCGCGAGGACATTCCGTCACTGGTCGAGGCAACCGTGCTCAACGCCTTGCGGCGCTGGTTCGCGGTGCTGTTCTGGTTCCTGCTGCTGGGCCCGGCCGGTGCGCTGGGTTACCGGCTATTGGCGTTGATGGGGGAAAGCCCGATGCGCGCCCGCGTGCCGGTGGAGCCGCTGGCGCTGGCGCAGCGCCTGCTGGGTTGGATCGAGTGGCCGGTGGCACAGCTGATGGCGTTTTCGATGGCGCTGGTGGGCAACTTCGATACGGCGTGGAAGGCTTGGCGCCAGGCCCACGGCGAGCGCCTGGCCGGCAACATCGGCTTCCTCGGCGCGGTGGCGCGGGCCAGCGTCAACGCCGAGCTGCGCGAGGATGCGCACGACTACACCGAGGCGGGGCTGTTGCCGGTGTGGCAGCGGTTGCCGGACCTGCGTGATGCGATGAGCCTGGTGTGGCGGATGCTGCTGCTGTGGCTGGCGATTCTCGCCCTGCTGGTGATTGCAGGCTGGGTGACGTAG
- the nudC gene encoding NAD(+) diphosphatase yields MPNTPSPLSGFAFVGEPLERADALRDDADALARLWPGARILVLDQDGSAFTGDDDQPLALTGADIGGGPGAAIFLGLRGEQAWFSVEAANVTVTAPRRLDLRQAALLWPMADATAFSYARGMSYWHSRTRFCGVCGGAVAFARGGFVGRCGQCATEHYPRVDPAVIVAVENQGRLLLGRQSNWAPRRYSVLAGFVEPGETFEQTVVREVHEESKVRVTACQYLGSQPWPFPGALMIGFRAQAQDDLPTVDGELEDARWFSADEVGAALARDVEDDGQGIRLSPPISISRGLIEHWYRQQKG; encoded by the coding sequence ATGCCCAATACTCCTTCGCCGCTTTCCGGTTTCGCTTTCGTTGGCGAACCGCTGGAGCGCGCCGATGCCCTGCGCGACGATGCCGATGCACTGGCGCGCCTGTGGCCGGGCGCGCGCATTCTCGTGCTCGATCAGGACGGCAGCGCCTTCACCGGCGATGACGACCAGCCGCTGGCGCTGACCGGCGCCGACATCGGCGGCGGCCCCGGTGCCGCGATCTTCCTTGGCCTGCGTGGCGAGCAGGCCTGGTTCTCGGTCGAAGCCGCCAACGTTACCGTCACGGCCCCGCGCCGCCTCGACCTGCGCCAGGCCGCACTGCTGTGGCCGATGGCCGATGCGACCGCCTTCAGTTATGCCCGCGGCATGTCCTACTGGCACTCGCGCACCCGCTTCTGCGGCGTGTGCGGCGGCGCCGTGGCGTTTGCCCGTGGTGGCTTCGTCGGCCGCTGCGGGCAGTGCGCCACCGAGCACTACCCGCGTGTCGATCCCGCCGTGATCGTCGCCGTGGAAAACCAGGGCCGGCTGCTGCTGGGCCGGCAGTCGAACTGGGCACCGCGGCGTTACTCGGTGCTGGCCGGCTTCGTCGAACCCGGCGAGACCTTCGAGCAGACCGTGGTGCGTGAAGTGCACGAGGAGAGCAAGGTACGGGTGACCGCCTGCCAGTACCTCGGTTCGCAGCCGTGGCCGTTCCCGGGCGCGCTGATGATCGGTTTCCGTGCACAGGCGCAGGATGACCTGCCGACCGTGGATGGCGAGCTGGAAGATGCGCGCTGGTTCAGTGCCGACGAGGTCGGCGCGGCACTGGCACGCGATGTGGAGGACGATGGCCAGGGCATCCGCCTGTCGCCGCCGATCTCGATTTCGCGCGGCCTGATCGAACACTGGTACCGGCAGCAGAAGGGCTGA